From Bradyrhizobium sp. NDS-1, the proteins below share one genomic window:
- a CDS encoding Zn-ribbon domain-containing OB-fold protein, with protein sequence MAEPQRARPKPTPETQHFWDGTKAGELRLQRCDACAHVYFPPRPFCPSCASRKVSVFKASGKGFLYSYVINHRPAAPGFTPPYAIAVVELDEGPRMMSNIVDCPQTPEALELDMKLEVAFQALDDKITLPVFRPAKG encoded by the coding sequence ATGGCCGAACCGCAGCGAGCGCGACCGAAACCGACGCCGGAGACCCAGCATTTCTGGGACGGCACGAAGGCAGGCGAATTGCGCCTGCAACGCTGCGACGCCTGCGCGCATGTCTACTTCCCGCCGCGCCCATTCTGCCCCTCCTGCGCCTCGCGCAAGGTTTCGGTCTTCAAGGCGAGCGGTAAGGGCTTCCTCTACAGCTACGTGATCAACCACCGTCCCGCCGCGCCCGGCTTTACACCGCCTTACGCGATCGCGGTGGTCGAGCTCGACGAGGGGCCGCGCATGATGAGCAACATCGTCGACTGCCCGCAGACGCCGGAAGCGCTCGAACTCGACATGAAGCTGGAGGTCGCCTTCCAGGCACTCGACGACAAGATCACCCTCCCCGTCTTCCGTCCGGCGAAAGGGTAA
- a CDS encoding thiolase C-terminal domain-containing protein, translating to MRSNRVAVVGAAETTELGVIPNASQLQLHADAALNAIADAGLKLSDIDGFATAVETPQQVCHYLGIKPTWVDGTSVGGCSFMLHVRHAAAAIEAGLCKTVLITHAESGKSMIGKLPRSTPADSLNGQFEAPYGVYGPPSMFPIPVLRFMKTYGITHEQLASVAVVQREWAAKNPRAMMKDPITVADVLNSRMIAYPFRLLQCCLVTDGGGALILTSADRARDFPRKPVYIMGTGESVETPMVSQMETFNSSRAFKTAGPLAFREAGIAHRDVDHLMIYDAFAHLPLFGLGDLGFMPYEETGQFIADGNTRPGGKLPLNTNGGGLSYMHSGMYGMYALQESVRQMRGIAPAQVPNAKISVCHGVGGMFAASGTIVFTNER from the coding sequence ATGCGCAGCAACCGGGTTGCCGTCGTCGGCGCTGCCGAGACCACCGAGCTTGGCGTCATTCCCAACGCCTCGCAGCTTCAGCTTCACGCGGATGCCGCGCTCAACGCCATCGCGGATGCCGGGCTCAAGCTGTCCGATATCGACGGTTTTGCCACAGCGGTCGAGACGCCGCAGCAGGTCTGCCACTATCTCGGCATCAAGCCGACCTGGGTGGACGGCACCTCGGTCGGCGGATGCTCCTTCATGCTGCATGTCCGCCATGCTGCGGCGGCGATCGAGGCCGGCCTGTGCAAGACCGTGCTCATCACCCATGCCGAGAGCGGTAAGTCGATGATCGGCAAATTGCCACGCTCGACGCCGGCCGACAGCCTCAACGGTCAGTTCGAGGCGCCCTATGGCGTCTACGGTCCGCCCAGCATGTTTCCGATTCCCGTGTTGCGCTTCATGAAGACCTACGGCATCACGCATGAACAACTCGCCTCGGTCGCCGTGGTGCAGCGGGAATGGGCGGCGAAGAATCCACGCGCCATGATGAAGGACCCGATTACCGTTGCCGACGTGCTCAACTCGCGCATGATCGCCTATCCGTTTCGCCTGCTGCAGTGCTGCCTCGTCACCGACGGCGGCGGCGCACTGATCCTGACCTCGGCCGACCGCGCCAGGGATTTTCCGAGGAAGCCCGTCTACATCATGGGCACCGGCGAGAGCGTGGAGACGCCGATGGTCAGCCAGATGGAGACCTTCAACTCCTCGCGCGCGTTCAAGACCGCGGGTCCACTGGCCTTTAGGGAGGCCGGCATCGCGCACAGGGACGTCGATCATCTCATGATCTACGATGCGTTTGCGCATCTCCCGCTCTTCGGCCTCGGCGACCTCGGCTTCATGCCGTATGAGGAGACCGGACAATTCATCGCGGACGGCAATACACGGCCCGGCGGCAAGCTCCCGCTCAACACCAATGGCGGCGGATTGAGCTACATGCATTCGGGCATGTACGGCATGTATGCGCTCCAGGAGAGCGTGCGCCAGATGCGCGGGATCGCGCCGGCGCAAGTGCCGAATGCGAAAATTTCGGTGTGTCACGGCGTCGGCGGCATGTTCGCGGCGAGTGGCACGATCGTGTTTACGAACGAGAGGTAA
- a CDS encoding SDR family oxidoreductase, giving the protein MSKSLQDKVIIVTGAGRGIGREIALLCAAEGAKVVVNDPGGAADGAGSNAAPAEEVVEEIKKRGGTAVANFESVAEAVPASKIVKTATDHFGRLDGVVNNAGILRDMIFHKMSVEAFEAVIKVHLMGSFYVSHAAARIFREQESGSFVHFTSTSGLIGNFGQANYAAAKLGIVGLSKSIALDMGRFNVRSNCVSPFAWTRMIGTIPTETEAEKARVEKIKQMGPEKIAPLCGYLISDSAKDVTGQIFGVRMNEIFLFSQNRPIRSVQRSEGWTPQSIAEHGMPALKGSFYKLDRSADIFTWDPV; this is encoded by the coding sequence ATGAGCAAATCGCTGCAAGACAAGGTCATCATCGTCACCGGCGCAGGCCGCGGCATCGGGCGGGAGATCGCGCTGCTCTGCGCGGCCGAGGGTGCCAAGGTCGTCGTCAACGATCCCGGCGGCGCCGCCGACGGCGCCGGCTCGAACGCTGCGCCGGCCGAGGAGGTGGTCGAGGAGATCAAGAAGCGCGGCGGCACCGCGGTCGCCAATTTCGAATCGGTCGCCGAAGCCGTCCCCGCCAGCAAGATCGTGAAGACCGCGACCGATCATTTCGGCCGGCTCGACGGCGTCGTCAACAATGCCGGCATCCTGCGCGACATGATCTTCCACAAGATGAGCGTGGAGGCGTTCGAGGCCGTCATCAAGGTGCATCTGATGGGCTCGTTCTACGTCTCTCACGCCGCGGCGCGTATCTTCCGCGAGCAGGAGAGCGGCTCCTTCGTGCACTTCACCTCGACCTCCGGCCTGATCGGCAATTTCGGCCAGGCCAACTACGCCGCCGCCAAGCTCGGCATCGTCGGGCTCTCCAAGTCGATCGCGCTCGACATGGGCCGCTTCAACGTCCGCTCCAACTGCGTCTCGCCGTTCGCCTGGACGCGCATGATCGGGACCATCCCGACCGAGACCGAGGCCGAGAAGGCGCGCGTCGAGAAGATCAAGCAGATGGGACCTGAGAAGATCGCCCCGCTCTGCGGCTATCTGATCTCCGATTCCGCCAAGGACGTCACCGGCCAGATTTTCGGCGTGCGCATGAACGAGATCTTCCTGTTCAGCCAGAACCGCCCGATCCGTTCGGTGCAGCGGAGCGAAGGCTGGACTCCCCAGTCGATCGCCGAACACGGCATGCCCGCGCTGAAGGGCTCGTTCTACAAGCTCGACCGCTCGGCCGACATCTTCACCTGGGATCCGGTGTAA
- the ppc gene encoding phosphoenolpyruvate carboxylase, protein MSLQTIPSDSAEQRPNRPEDVQATEAETRLRDDIRLLGRILGDTVRDQEGAAVFDLVERIRQTSIRFHRDEDRLARRELEQILDGMSIPDTLRIVRAFSYFSHLANIAEDHNNIRQMRARSASRSGGAGMLAGTLANAKDAGLSAAELRTFFKDALVSPVLTAHPTEVRRKSTMDREMQVAALLDRRERIALTAEEADASDEQLRREVLTLWQTNLLRRTKLTVLDEVANGLAFYDYTFLREVPRLVNALEDKLDEGGEQAAGELASFLRMGSWIGGDRDGNPFVTADVMRGTLRLQSSRVMQFYLNEVHVLGSELSIAAHLADVSEELRNLAERSPDTSPHRSGEPYRLAVSGIYARLTATAEKLEVEITRRPVGKGKPYESVKELQADLDVLHRSLISNNARVIARGRLRLLRRAVDCFGFHLARLDIRQNSAVHERTIAELMDAANPGMSYLALGEDARISLLTNELRSTRALVSPFVKYSDETMGELNVFHAAAEAHAKFGSDAIPQCIISMCKGMSDMLEVAVLLKEVGLVHPSGRSAINIVPLFETIEDLQASSGIMDRMLSLHDYRRLVDSRGSVQEVMLGYSDSNKDGGFVTSGWELYKAEIGLVEVFERHHVRLRLFHGRGGSVGRGGGPSYDAIIAQPGGAVNGQIRITEQGEIISSKYSNAEVGRNNLEILAAATLEASLLHPRQSAPRREYLTAMDELSNLAFKAYRGLVYETDGFVEYFWSSTVINEIATLNIGSRPASRKKTRAIEDLRAIPWVFSWAQCRLMLPGWYGFGSAVEQWIADHPDKGMPFLKELYQEWPFFRMLLSNMDMVLAKSSIAIASRYAELVPDEALREKIFGRIRREWHSCIETLLDIMGQDRLLQGNPLLERSVRHRFPYLDPLNHVQVELLKEHRAQNPDEQVLRGIQLTINGISAGLRNTG, encoded by the coding sequence ATGTCCCTCCAGACCATTCCATCCGATAGCGCCGAGCAGCGCCCCAACCGTCCCGAGGACGTCCAGGCCACGGAAGCGGAGACGCGGCTGCGGGATGACATCCGTCTGCTCGGGCGCATCCTCGGGGACACTGTGCGCGACCAGGAGGGCGCTGCTGTATTCGACCTGGTCGAGCGCATTCGCCAGACCTCAATCCGGTTTCACCGCGACGAGGACCGGCTCGCCCGCCGCGAGCTCGAGCAAATCCTGGACGGCATGTCGATCCCCGATACCCTGCGGATCGTGCGCGCCTTCAGCTATTTCTCGCATCTTGCTAACATCGCCGAGGACCACAACAACATCCGCCAGATGCGCGCACGCAGCGCCTCGAGGAGCGGCGGGGCAGGGATGCTCGCGGGCACGCTGGCGAATGCCAAGGATGCGGGTTTGAGCGCGGCCGAACTGAGGACGTTCTTCAAGGACGCTCTCGTCAGCCCCGTGCTGACCGCGCACCCGACCGAAGTCCGCCGCAAGAGCACGATGGACCGCGAAATGCAGGTGGCCGCGCTGCTGGATCGGCGCGAGCGCATCGCGCTGACCGCGGAAGAGGCGGATGCCAGCGACGAGCAGCTGCGCCGCGAGGTGCTGACGCTGTGGCAGACCAATCTGCTCCGCCGGACCAAGCTCACTGTGCTCGACGAGGTCGCCAACGGCCTGGCGTTCTATGATTACACCTTCCTGCGCGAGGTGCCGCGCCTCGTCAATGCGCTGGAAGACAAGCTCGACGAGGGCGGCGAGCAGGCGGCGGGCGAGCTTGCCTCGTTCCTGCGCATGGGCAGCTGGATCGGCGGCGACCGCGACGGCAACCCCTTCGTCACCGCCGACGTCATGCGCGGCACGCTGCGGCTGCAGTCGAGCCGCGTCATGCAGTTCTATCTGAACGAAGTGCACGTGCTCGGCTCGGAATTGTCCATCGCGGCGCATCTGGCCGATGTCTCCGAGGAGCTGCGTAACCTGGCGGAGCGCTCGCCGGATACCTCGCCGCACCGGAGCGGCGAGCCCTATCGCCTCGCGGTCTCCGGCATCTATGCGCGCCTTACCGCAACGGCTGAGAAGCTCGAGGTCGAGATCACGCGCCGGCCGGTCGGCAAGGGCAAGCCTTACGAGAGCGTGAAGGAGTTGCAGGCCGATCTCGACGTGCTGCACCGCTCGCTGATCTCCAACAACGCGCGCGTCATTGCCCGCGGCCGGTTGCGGCTGCTCAGGCGCGCGGTGGATTGCTTCGGCTTTCACCTCGCCCGGCTCGACATCCGCCAGAACTCGGCGGTGCACGAGCGCACCATCGCCGAGCTGATGGACGCCGCGAACCCGGGCATGTCCTACCTCGCGCTCGGCGAGGACGCCCGCATTTCGCTGCTCACCAACGAACTGCGCTCGACGCGCGCGCTGGTCTCGCCCTTCGTGAAGTACAGCGACGAGACCATGGGGGAGCTCAACGTCTTCCATGCCGCCGCGGAAGCTCACGCGAAGTTCGGCTCGGACGCCATCCCCCAATGCATCATCTCGATGTGCAAGGGCATGTCCGACATGCTCGAGGTCGCGGTGCTCCTGAAGGAGGTCGGTCTCGTCCATCCCTCCGGGCGCAGCGCCATCAACATCGTGCCGCTGTTCGAGACCATCGAGGATCTGCAGGCCTCAAGCGGCATCATGGACCGCATGCTGTCGCTGCACGATTACCGCCGTCTGGTCGACAGCCGCGGCAGCGTGCAGGAGGTCATGCTCGGATATTCCGACAGCAACAAGGATGGCGGCTTCGTCACCTCGGGCTGGGAGCTCTACAAGGCCGAGATCGGTCTCGTCGAGGTGTTCGAGCGGCATCATGTGCGGCTGCGCCTGTTTCACGGCCGCGGCGGTTCGGTCGGCCGTGGCGGCGGGCCGAGTTATGATGCCATCATCGCGCAGCCCGGCGGCGCGGTGAACGGCCAGATCCGCATCACCGAGCAGGGCGAGATCATCTCGTCGAAATATTCAAATGCCGAGGTCGGCCGCAACAATCTGGAGATCCTGGCGGCTGCGACGCTCGAAGCAAGTCTCCTGCATCCGCGCCAGAGCGCGCCGCGCCGCGAATATCTCACCGCGATGGACGAATTGTCGAACCTCGCCTTCAAAGCCTATCGCGGCCTCGTCTACGAGACCGACGGCTTCGTGGAGTACTTCTGGTCCTCGACCGTCATCAACGAGATCGCGACGCTGAACATCGGCAGCCGCCCCGCCTCGCGCAAGAAGACCCGCGCGATTGAGGATCTGCGCGCGATTCCGTGGGTGTTCTCCTGGGCGCAATGCCGCCTGATGCTGCCGGGCTGGTACGGCTTCGGCAGCGCGGTCGAGCAGTGGATCGCGGATCATCCCGACAAGGGCATGCCGTTCCTGAAAGAGCTCTACCAGGAATGGCCGTTCTTCCGCATGCTGCTGTCGAACATGGACATGGTGCTGGCGAAAAGCTCGATCGCGATCGCCTCGCGCTATGCCGAGCTCGTGCCGGACGAGGCGTTGCGCGAGAAGATCTTCGGCCGCATCCGCCGCGAATGGCATTCCTGCATCGAGACGCTGCTCGACATCATGGGCCAGGACCGGCTGCTGCAGGGCAATCCGCTGCTGGAGCGCTCGGTCCGTCACCGCTTCCCCTATCTCGATCCGCTCAACCACGTTCAGGTCGAGCTCTTGAAGGAGCATCGCGCGCAGAACCCGGACGAGCAGGTGCTGCGCGGGATTCAGTTGACGATCAACGGCATCTCGGCAGGGCTGCGGAATACGGGGTAA
- a CDS encoding arylamine N-acetyltransferase family protein codes for MSAPSFDQKAWLDRIGHTGSLQPTLDTLHRLIFSHSHTIAYESLDIMLGRTPKLDIASLHQKMIVGGRGGYCLEQNMLFREGLRSLGYNVTSLQGRVVRGMAIDAPRPAIHMLLQVNLPEGPYLADVGFGNLAPTSALLLREHVEQDTPHEPMRFIEVGGELTLQARLRDEWEHIYRVIPYPKYDGEYEITNWYTGTHPDAPYQSNIIAARPGPNRTRITIFNRRITVRHATGEADRRQVADEAEFQTVLRDQFGLNMSDEEIRTCIDVMERKGEKGAPHPFFA; via the coding sequence ATGAGTGCGCCTTCATTTGATCAGAAAGCTTGGTTGGATCGCATCGGACATACAGGCTCGCTTCAACCAACTCTCGATACTCTGCACAGACTCATTTTTTCTCACTCTCATACGATTGCTTACGAATCTCTCGACATCATGCTCGGCAGAACGCCGAAGCTCGACATTGCTTCTCTGCATCAAAAGATGATTGTCGGCGGTCGGGGCGGCTACTGCCTCGAGCAGAACATGTTGTTCCGCGAAGGCCTTCGGTCGCTTGGCTACAATGTCACCAGTCTGCAAGGGCGAGTCGTGCGGGGTATGGCGATCGACGCGCCGCGCCCGGCGATCCATATGCTGCTCCAAGTGAACTTGCCCGAGGGTCCATATTTGGCAGATGTCGGCTTCGGCAATCTCGCGCCGACGTCAGCCCTGCTGCTGCGTGAGCATGTCGAGCAGGATACGCCGCACGAGCCCATGCGCTTCATAGAGGTTGGCGGAGAACTCACGCTGCAGGCAAGGCTTCGAGACGAATGGGAACATATTTATCGAGTGATCCCGTACCCGAAGTACGACGGCGAGTATGAGATCACGAACTGGTATACGGGCACACACCCGGATGCGCCCTACCAGAGCAACATCATCGCGGCGCGCCCGGGCCCCAATCGAACACGCATCACTATATTCAATCGCCGCATCACCGTACGACATGCAACGGGAGAAGCGGACAGACGCCAGGTGGCGGACGAGGCCGAGTTCCAAACCGTACTGCGAGACCAGTTCGGACTCAACATGTCGGATGAAGAGATCCGAACCTGTATCGATGTCATGGAGCGCAAGGGCGAGAAGGGCGCCCCTCATCCATTCTTCGCTTGA
- a CDS encoding YccF domain-containing protein: MAPVSILLNILWILIGGAWMAFGWLIAAIIMAITIIGLPWARAAFNIAVYTLLPFGSRAVNRYDVTGMSDIGTGPLGLIGNIIWFVLAGWWLALGHLLTALALAITIIGIPFAWAHLKLAGIALWPIGKVIVPA; this comes from the coding sequence ATGGCCCCCGTTTCCATCCTCCTCAACATCCTCTGGATCCTCATCGGCGGCGCCTGGATGGCGTTCGGCTGGCTGATCGCTGCGATCATCATGGCCATCACCATCATCGGCCTGCCCTGGGCGCGGGCGGCGTTCAACATCGCCGTCTACACGCTGCTGCCGTTCGGCTCGCGAGCGGTCAACCGCTACGACGTGACCGGCATGAGCGATATCGGAACCGGCCCGCTCGGGCTGATTGGCAACATCATCTGGTTCGTGCTCGCCGGCTGGTGGCTGGCGCTGGGCCACCTCTTGACTGCGCTGGCCCTCGCGATCACCATCATCGGCATCCCCTTTGCCTGGGCCCACCTGAAGCTCGCCGGCATCGCGCTCTGGCCGATCGGCAAGGTGATCGTGCCCGCCTGA
- a CDS encoding enoyl-CoA hydratase/isomerase family protein: protein MNDAAAATDEVLYKIADHIATITLNAPERMNTISGPMLNDLARLLTEANEDKDVRVVILTGKGRAFCAGLDLRKERDGNGLSAASSPTTINLRNTPPTVLQAMDKPTICAVNGGAAGYGMDTALGCDIRIMAESSKLAAAFVKRGVVPESGGTWLLPRMLGWAKASELIFTGRTLSARECLEWGLANEVVPDAELMTRATAIAREIAANAPLAVQASKRMMRMGLNETFHDHVHHVYLQLLPLFKTQDMAEGMKAFMEKREPKFEGQ, encoded by the coding sequence ATGAACGACGCGGCAGCTGCGACCGACGAAGTCCTCTACAAGATCGCCGATCACATCGCGACCATCACCCTGAACGCGCCGGAACGCATGAACACCATCTCCGGGCCGATGCTGAACGATCTGGCGCGGCTGCTCACCGAAGCCAACGAGGACAAGGACGTCCGCGTCGTGATCCTCACCGGCAAGGGCAGGGCGTTCTGCGCCGGGCTCGATCTGCGCAAAGAGCGCGACGGCAACGGCCTCAGCGCCGCGTCGTCGCCAACCACGATCAACCTCCGCAACACGCCGCCGACAGTCCTGCAGGCGATGGACAAGCCGACCATCTGCGCCGTCAACGGCGGCGCGGCCGGCTATGGCATGGACACCGCGCTCGGCTGCGACATCCGCATCATGGCGGAGTCCTCGAAACTAGCCGCTGCCTTCGTCAAGCGCGGCGTGGTGCCGGAATCCGGCGGCACCTGGCTGCTGCCGCGCATGCTCGGCTGGGCCAAGGCGTCCGAGCTGATCTTCACCGGCCGCACCCTCAGTGCCCGCGAATGCCTCGAATGGGGCCTCGCCAACGAGGTCGTACCGGACGCGGAGCTGATGACCCGTGCCACCGCGATCGCCCGCGAGATCGCCGCAAACGCGCCGCTTGCGGTGCAGGCCTCCAAGCGGATGATGCGGATGGGCCTCAACGAGACCTTCCACGACCACGTCCACCACGTCTATCTCCAGCTGCTGCCGCTGTTCAAAACCCAGGACATGGCCGAGGGCATGAAGGCGTTCATGGAAAAGCGGGAGCCGAAATTTGAAGGGCAGTAG
- a CDS encoding acyl-CoA synthetase, which translates to MSETSDFLGIVSGDRRRTHTEVAARADRIASGLARIGVKPGDCVCMLMRNDIAFLEAAYAAMRLGAYGVPINWHFKPEEINYILDDTGTSVLIGHADMLHALRDAIPEGVTVLSVPTPPEILSNYRIDPDHLTTPGFAIDFESWLARYQPYDGPVVPQPMNMIYTSGTTGHPKGVRRNAPTPEQQAAGERMRAMIYGLKPGARALLPGPLYHSAPNSFGIRAGKLGGALVLMPRFEAEEFLELIEHYKIDTIFMVPTMFIRLMKLPEAVRRRYDVSSLRHVIHAAAPCPAEIKRAMIEWWGPVIYEFYGSTESSAVTFATSEDALKKPGTVGKISPGAELRFLGEDGRLLGVGEIGEIYSRMAELADFTYHNKPEKRAEIDRDGFITSGDVGYIDEDGYVFICDRKRDMVISGGVNIYPAEIESVLHAVPGVHDCAVFGIPDAEFGEALMAVVEPQAGVTLEAAGVRAALKAHLADYKVPKHIEIRSRLPREDSGKIFKRRLRDPYWEQTGRKI; encoded by the coding sequence ATGAGCGAAACGTCCGACTTCCTCGGCATCGTCTCCGGCGATCGCCGCCGCACCCACACCGAAGTCGCAGCCCGTGCCGACCGCATCGCCTCCGGCCTCGCCAGGATCGGGGTGAAGCCAGGCGATTGCGTCTGCATGCTGATGCGCAACGACATCGCGTTCCTGGAGGCGGCCTATGCCGCGATGCGGCTCGGTGCCTATGGCGTTCCGATCAACTGGCATTTCAAGCCGGAGGAGATCAACTACATCCTGGACGATACTGGCACGTCGGTGCTGATCGGACATGCCGACATGCTGCACGCCTTGCGCGATGCGATTCCGGAGGGCGTCACCGTGCTCAGCGTGCCGACGCCGCCGGAGATCCTGTCCAACTACAGGATCGATCCAGACCATCTGACGACGCCCGGCTTCGCGATCGATTTCGAATCCTGGCTCGCGCGATACCAGCCCTATGACGGCCCGGTGGTGCCGCAGCCCATGAACATGATCTACACGTCCGGCACGACCGGCCATCCCAAGGGCGTCCGCCGCAATGCCCCGACGCCGGAGCAGCAGGCGGCTGGCGAGCGCATGCGCGCGATGATCTATGGGCTGAAGCCCGGCGCCCGCGCATTGCTGCCGGGCCCCCTCTATCATTCCGCGCCGAACTCGTTCGGCATCCGCGCCGGAAAACTCGGCGGCGCGCTGGTGCTGATGCCGCGCTTCGAGGCCGAAGAATTCCTGGAGCTGATCGAGCATTACAAAATCGACACCATCTTCATGGTGCCGACCATGTTCATCCGCCTGATGAAGCTGCCGGAGGCGGTGCGCAGGAGATACGACGTCTCCTCGTTGCGCCACGTCATCCACGCCGCCGCGCCGTGTCCGGCGGAGATCAAGCGCGCCATGATCGAATGGTGGGGCCCGGTGATCTATGAATTCTACGGCTCGACCGAATCCAGCGCGGTCACCTTCGCCACCTCCGAGGACGCGCTGAAGAAGCCCGGCACCGTCGGCAAAATCTCGCCCGGCGCCGAGCTGCGCTTCCTCGGCGAGGACGGTCGCCTGCTCGGCGTGGGTGAGATCGGCGAGATCTATTCCCGCATGGCCGAACTGGCCGATTTCACCTATCACAACAAGCCGGAGAAGCGCGCCGAGATCGACCGCGACGGCTTCATCACCTCCGGCGATGTCGGCTATATCGACGAAGACGGCTACGTCTTCATCTGCGATCGCAAGCGCGACATGGTGATCTCGGGCGGCGTCAACATCTACCCGGCCGAGATCGAGTCCGTGCTGCATGCCGTTCCCGGCGTGCATGATTGCGCCGTGTTCGGCATCCCCGACGCCGAATTCGGCGAGGCGCTGATGGCCGTGGTGGAGCCGCAAGCTGGTGTCACGCTCGAGGCCGCCGGCGTTCGTGCCGCGCTGAAGGCGCATCTCGCCGACTACAAGGTGCCCAAGCACATCGAGATCCGCAGCCGCCTGCCGCGCGAGGACTCCGGCAAGATATTCAAGCGCCGCCTGCGCGATCCCTATTGGGAGCAGACGGGTCGGAAGATCTGA
- a CDS encoding crotonase/enoyl-CoA hydratase family protein, which translates to MEERVSISISEGVADVRLVRADKMNALDQAMFEALVAATDRLSKDKGVRAVVLSGEGRAFCAGLDMGRFAAMKEKGGNGIPGGENRDLTKRTHGQANFPQQAVWGWRQLPVPVIAAVHGVAFGGGFQLSLGADMRFLSADARMSIMEIKWGLVPDMAGTPILASLVRDDILRDLTYTGRIFSAQEAMTYGLATRICDDPRAAALEAAREIAGKSPDAIRAAKRLLNNLSVDPGPALLAESVEQQKLIGSPNQTEAVRSNLEKRAAKYAD; encoded by the coding sequence ATGGAAGAGCGCGTCTCGATCTCGATCTCGGAAGGCGTCGCCGACGTGCGCCTGGTGCGCGCGGACAAGATGAACGCGCTGGATCAGGCGATGTTCGAGGCGCTTGTCGCCGCCACAGACCGGCTTTCGAAGGACAAAGGCGTGCGCGCCGTCGTGCTTTCAGGCGAGGGCCGCGCCTTCTGCGCCGGGCTCGACATGGGGCGCTTTGCCGCCATGAAGGAGAAGGGCGGCAACGGAATTCCGGGTGGCGAAAATCGCGATCTCACCAAGCGCACGCACGGCCAGGCCAACTTCCCGCAACAGGCGGTGTGGGGATGGCGCCAGCTTCCGGTGCCCGTCATCGCAGCAGTACATGGGGTCGCCTTCGGCGGCGGCTTCCAGCTCTCGCTCGGCGCCGACATGCGCTTCCTCTCGGCGGATGCGCGGATGTCGATCATGGAGATCAAATGGGGCCTCGTGCCTGACATGGCGGGCACCCCGATCCTGGCAAGCCTCGTGCGCGACGATATCCTGCGCGATCTCACCTACACCGGCCGCATCTTCTCGGCACAGGAAGCGATGACCTACGGCCTCGCCACCCGCATCTGCGACGACCCGCGCGCCGCGGCACTGGAAGCCGCGCGCGAGATCGCTGGCAAGAGTCCCGATGCGATCCGCGCCGCCAAGCGGCTGCTCAACAATCTCTCCGTCGATCCGGGTCCGGCGCTGCTCGCGGAATCAGTCGAGCAGCAGAAGCTGATCGGCAGCCCGAACCAGACCGAGGCGGTGCGCTCCAATCTAGAGAAGCGCGCGGCGAAGTATGCGGATTAG
- a CDS encoding SDR family oxidoreductase, producing the protein MFKENLLAGRRILVTGGGTGLGKSMAARFLQLGAEVHICGRRKIVCDETATELMAEYGGRVTSHGVDIRNALAVEEMVETIFRDGGLTDLINNAAGNFISRTEELSPRGFDAVANIVMHGTFYVTHAVGKRWIADKQPGNVVSITTTWVRNGSPYVVPSAMSKSAIHAMTMSLATEWGRYGIRLNTIAPGEIPTEGMSKRIKPGDEAGARTKAMNPMGRVGTMEELQNVAVFLISGGCDWISGETIAMDGAQALAMGGNFYQLRDWSDDDWKTARESIMAQNEKDRAKRG; encoded by the coding sequence ATGTTCAAGGAAAATCTTCTGGCCGGACGGCGCATTCTCGTGACCGGCGGCGGAACCGGGCTCGGCAAGTCGATGGCGGCGCGCTTCCTCCAACTCGGCGCCGAGGTGCACATCTGCGGCCGGCGCAAGATCGTGTGCGACGAGACCGCGACCGAGCTGATGGCCGAGTATGGCGGCCGCGTCACCAGCCACGGCGTCGACATCCGCAACGCGCTCGCGGTCGAGGAGATGGTCGAGACCATCTTCCGCGACGGCGGTCTCACCGACCTCATCAACAACGCCGCCGGCAATTTCATCTCGCGCACCGAGGAGCTGTCGCCGCGCGGCTTCGACGCCGTCGCCAACATCGTCATGCACGGCACCTTCTACGTGACCCATGCGGTCGGCAAGCGCTGGATCGCGGACAAGCAGCCCGGCAACGTGGTGTCGATCACCACGACGTGGGTGCGCAACGGCTCGCCTTACGTGGTGCCGTCGGCGATGAGCAAATCGGCGATCCACGCCATGACGATGTCGCTCGCCACCGAATGGGGCCGCTACGGCATCCGCCTCAACACCATCGCGCCCGGCGAAATCCCGACCGAGGGCATGAGCAAGCGCATCAAGCCCGGCGACGAGGCCGGCGCGCGCACCAAGGCGATGAACCCGATGGGCCGCGTCGGAACCATGGAGGAACTGCAGAACGTCGCGGTGTTCCTGATCTCCGGCGGCTGCGACTGGATCAGCGGCGAGACCATCGCGATGGACGGTGCACAGGCGCTCGCGATGGGCGGCAATTTCTACCAGCTCCGCGACTGGAGCGACGACGACTGGAAAACCGCGCGCGAGAGCATCATGGCGCAGAACGAGAAGGATCGGGCGAAGCGGGGGTGA